The sequence CAGCCATGTCGAGCCCATCCCTGCATAAGCTGAAGAAATACCGACCGGCGTCGCACATAATCACGCAGCGCCAGGCGCATGCGCGACTACACCCTTGCTTGCCTTTCGGCTACACTCGAACCAAGCGAATTGGAGCAGGCGGGCCATGAGCGCACAAGGCACATCAACGGCAGTTATCCAATCATGGCCATCCGAGTTGCGCTGCACCATGAAACGCGTTACGATTACGACCGGCTCGTCGCTCTCTCGCCGCAAATCATCCGGCTGAGGCCGGCGCCGCACAGCCGAACGCCGATCTTGAGCTACTCGCTGAAGGTCGAGCCTGCCGAACATTTTGAAAACTGGCAGCAAGACCCGCACGGCAATTTTCTTGCCCGACTCGTCTTTCCCGAGCGCACCCGTACTCTCGACATCGCGGTGGACTTGATCGCCGAGTTGACGGTGATCAATCCGTTCGATTTTTTCATCGAATCGTCGGCCGAGATGTTTCCTTTCGAGTACGAACCGTGGCTCGCCCGCGAGCTGCGCCCGTACCTGGAACTTGAGCCGCCTGGCCGCCGTTTCGAGGCGTACCTAAGCGCGATCGGTCGCCCCCGGATGAAGACCGTCGATCTGTTGGTGGCGCTCAACCAGCGCCTGCAGCAGGACGTGCGCTACCTGATTCGCATGGAGCCAGGCGTGCAATCGCCCGAAGAAACGCTCACTCTCGGTTCGGGCAGTTGTCGCGATTCGGCGTGGCTGCTGGTGCAAGTCCTGCGGTGTCTGGGCCTGGCGGCGCGCTTCGTGTCGGGCTACCTCGTACAGTTGGTGCCGGACGTGAAGCCGCTCGACGGGCCGGCCGGCGCTGCGGCTGACTTTACCGACCTGCACGCCTGGACCGAGGTGTATATTCCCGGCGCCGGTTGGATCGGGCTGGACCCGACGTCGGGGTTATTGGCTGGCGAAGGGCACATTCCGCTTGCCTGCTCGCCCGACCCATCTTCCGCCGCGCCGATCACGGGCGGCGTCGAGGCGTGCGAGACGAAGTTCTCGTTCGACATGACGATCAGCCGGATCCATGAAGATCCGCGCGTGACGCGCCCGTATACCGACGAGCAGTGGGCGCGGATCGAGGCTCTCGGTCACGCCGTCGACGAACGGCTGGCCGCGGGCGACGTGCGCTTGACGATGGGAGGCGAGCCCACGTTCGTATCGATCGACGATATGGACGGCGCCGAATGGAACACCGCGGCCGTCGGCCCCACGAAGCGCCGGCTTTCCGAAACGCTGGTCCGCCGGTTGCAAGAGAAGTTCGCTCCTGAAGCGTTGTTGCACTTCGGCCAGGGTAAGTGGTATCCCGGCGAATCATTGCCGCGCTGGGCGCTGGCGTGTTATTGGCGTGCCGACGGTCAGCCCGTGTGGCGCGATGCGAGCTTGATTGCCGAGGAAGGTAAGAAGTACAAGCACACGGCCAAGGATGCCGACGAGTTTGTCCACCGTGTCGCCGCGCATTTGCACGTCGACAACAACTGGATCGTGCCGGCCTACGAGGATCCGTGGCATTACCTGGCCAAGGAACGCCATCTGCCGATCAACGTCGATCCGCGCGACCCGAAGCTGTCCGACGCCGAAGAGCGCGCGCGCATGGCACGGGTGTTCGAGCGCGGCTTGGGCGCTGTGACGGGTTACGTCCTGCCCCTCGAGCGTCAATGGTGGCAAGGCAAGCCGCGCTGGCGGAGTGGACCGTGGCCGGTACGCAGCGACGCGTTGTTTCTGTTGCCGGGCGACTCGCCGCTCGGCCTGCGCTTGCCCTTGGAAGCGCTGCCGTACTTGCCGCCATCCAGCCGTCAGGGCATTTATCCGCTCGATCCGACGGCGCCGCGGGGCCCATTGCCCGACTATCCGGGCCGCACCCCGCAGCCCGAAATCCCGGCCGCCGGTCGCGGTCGCGGAGCGGACGAATTGCACGACCAGCGGACGATTCGTGCCGCGACGCCCGAGTTGCTATCGACCGAGGTCGTGCGCACGGCGCTGTGCGTCGAGCCGCGCGACGAAGCGCTGCACGTTTTCTTGCCGCCCGTCGAACAATTGGAAGATTATCTCGATCTGGTGGCGGCGATCGAAGCTTCGGCCGCCGAGATGAAAGCGCCGGTCGTCGTCGAGGGATATCCGCCTCCCTTTGATCATCGTCTGCATCATTTCAAGGTCACGCCTGACCCGGGCGTGATCGAGGTCAACACGCCCCCGACGCAAACCTGGGGTGAGTTGGTCGACATCACGACGACGCTGTACGAAGAAGCGCGGCAAACGCGGTTGGGCACGGAAAAGTTCGCATACGACGGCCGGCATACCGGCACCGGGGGCGGTAATCACGTCGTGCTCGGCGGCCGCACGCCGATCGACAGCCCGTTCTTGCGCCGGCCCGACCTGCTGTGCAGCCTGGTGACCTATTGGAACAACCATCCGGCGCTGTCGTACCTGTTCTCGGGGGCGTTCATCGGGCCGACGAGCCAGGCGCCGCGGGTGGACGAAGGGCGCCGCGATGCGATCTACGAGCTCGAAATCGCTTGCGCGCAAGTCCCCGACCCCCGGCGTTCCCAGGGCCACGAGTGTCCGCCGTGGCTGGTCGATCGCATCT is a genomic window of Pirellulales bacterium containing:
- a CDS encoding transglutaminase family protein, coding for MAIRVALHHETRYDYDRLVALSPQIIRLRPAPHSRTPILSYSLKVEPAEHFENWQQDPHGNFLARLVFPERTRTLDIAVDLIAELTVINPFDFFIESSAEMFPFEYEPWLARELRPYLELEPPGRRFEAYLSAIGRPRMKTVDLLVALNQRLQQDVRYLIRMEPGVQSPEETLTLGSGSCRDSAWLLVQVLRCLGLAARFVSGYLVQLVPDVKPLDGPAGAAADFTDLHAWTEVYIPGAGWIGLDPTSGLLAGEGHIPLACSPDPSSAAPITGGVEACETKFSFDMTISRIHEDPRVTRPYTDEQWARIEALGHAVDERLAAGDVRLTMGGEPTFVSIDDMDGAEWNTAAVGPTKRRLSETLVRRLQEKFAPEALLHFGQGKWYPGESLPRWALACYWRADGQPVWRDASLIAEEGKKYKHTAKDADEFVHRVAAHLHVDNNWIVPAYEDPWHYLAKERHLPINVDPRDPKLSDAEERARMARVFERGLGAVTGYVLPLERQWWQGKPRWRSGPWPVRSDALFLLPGDSPLGLRLPLEALPYLPPSSRQGIYPLDPTAPRGPLPDYPGRTPQPEIPAAGRGRGADELHDQRTIRAATPELLSTEVVRTALCVEPRDEALHVFLPPVEQLEDYLDLVAAIEASAAEMKAPVVVEGYPPPFDHRLHHFKVTPDPGVIEVNTPPTQTWGELVDITTTLYEEARQTRLGTEKFAYDGRHTGTGGGNHVVLGGRTPIDSPFLRRPDLLCSLVTYWNNHPALSYLFSGAFIGPTSQAPRVDEGRRDAIYELEIACAQVPDPRRSQGHECPPWLVDRIFRNLLVDVTGNTHRAEFCIDKLYSPDSATGRLGLVEFRAFEMPPHARMSLTQQLLLRALVARFWEEPYREQLVRWGTTLHDRFLLPYFVQQDFRDVILETRRAGFPLEAEWFAAHFEFRFPLVGTIVRDGVQLELRQAIEPWYVLGEEPGGGGTTRYVDSSVERMQVRVTGMTNSRHIVTCNGRRLPLRPTGVEGEFVAAVRYRAWQPPSCLHPTIAVHTPLVFDMADAWQQRSLGGCTYHVAHPGGRNYTTSPVNAYEAESRRAARFFASGHTGGQWSAPSEPINPEYPLTLDLRCVPKER